The genome window GAGAAGTTTGCGAGACGCTTTGGATATGTGGAAGCGAAGGTAAAGGAAAGTGGAAAGCCGTTTTCTGATTATACATTAGAACAATTAGATGCTTTCTGGAATGAAGCGAAGCAGCTAGAAAAGGAGTAAAAATATGCGATTAGATAAATTTTTAAAAGTATCACGTTTAATTAAGCGTCGTACATTAGCAAAAGAAGTGGCAGACCAAGGTCGTATTACGATAAACGGTAAAGTAGCAAAGGCTAGTAGTACTGTTAAAGCAGGCGATGAGCTAGCCATACGTTTTGGGCAAAAAATTGTGACAGCACGTGTAGAAGAATTACGTGATACTGTGAAAAAAGAAGATGCAGCAAAAATGTTTACTATTCTGAAAGAAGAGCGTCTAGAAAAAATTGATCCTGAATTTATTGATGACGAGGACTAATAAAACTTAACAGCACCTTAACAATATATGTAAGAGTCTTCTGAAGTTGTCGCTTTGCTTTTGCTATAAATATGCTGAGTGGGGATAAAAGTGTACAACTTTAATAAAGTTGTCATGCTTTTAAGGTTGTCCGCATAAAGTGAACAGAAGCTAGGACGACTAAAGGAGGAAGAAAATGACGCTACATCAAGAAAGTAATCGTTACACAATTCCATCTGGAGAGCATATTTTAACGATTCGTAATCGTAAAAGAATGGACATGACTTCTGTAAAATCAATTGAACGCTTTGATCAGGAAGAGTTTTTCATCAAGACGTCCCAAGGGCATTTGTTAATCCGTGGAGAGGAACTGCATATCGTTCATTTAGATGTTGACAAAGGGTTATTGACACTCGAAGGAACTGTAAAAACCTTACAGTATGACGAGGAGGAAAGTGGCTTCTCGAAAGGTTTCCTTCATAAATTGTTTGGATGATTGTCAGTGAACAATTTGTTCAGCTATTAGTCATGGTTTTGAGCGGTATAGCAGTCGGGTTCATTATTGATAGTGTAAGGCTCATTGTTTTTTCAACTCCAAAAAGGTCAAGCCTTCGAAGATGGACAATGGTATTTGAATTACTTACTTGGATTCTACTTGGAGGCCTGACATACTATTTATTATTTTGGCTGAAGGATGGCGCTTGGCGGGCTTATGACCCGCTAGCGCAAATAGCCGGAATTTTTTTGTATCAAACGTTTTTTCAAACTTTTTTACGTTTCGTCGCAAGGGTTGTGGTGAATATAACATGGAGACCCTTGTGGTTCATCGTACGAATAATAATTGCTATCATTCGACAAATTTTGAATATATTGATAAATATTGGATCGTTTGTTTTAAGACCTTTTGTCAAAATTTATTCGTATTTGTCCTACACTTTTTTAAAAAAATTCCGATTTATCAAGTATAATAAAAGACAACAATAATTTTCGGAGGTGCGGGCATGACTAGACGTCGTTCATCAAATGATGACCAACAAAACTTTACTAAACTTGATAATGACTATGTCCGTAACACGGATAAAGCTATAAATCGTAAAATGCAAGCGCGGAAACGAAAAATGCGCCGTATTGTCTTTTTTGCGATTGTGCCAGTCGGTATTATTGCCTTTCTCTTCAATATACTTTCGCATCAAAATGAAACGCTAGCTACGAAAGAGCTGAAAAAGGATGAAGCGAATCAGCATCTCTCTGAATTGAATGACGAACGAGATTCATTAAATCTTAAAATTAAACAGTTAGAAGATGATGAATACATCGCGAAGTTATTACGCAAAGATTATTTCTTATCCGAAGAAGGTGAAATTATTTTCATAATACCGGAAGAGAAAGATAAAAAGGACGAAATACCACAAAAGAAAGATAAAAAAGACGACTGAAAAGCTATGTATTGTTGACACTCTTTTTTAGTTATATATAATGAAAAGAGAAACTTATTGCAGTAAAAAGTTTGATTAAATTGATTACATGACTCAAATGAGTCGCTTAATTTTTAAGGAGGAGCATTTTTTTTATGTCAATTGAAGTAGGCAGCAAGGTACAAGGTAAAGTAACAGGAATCACAAATTTTGGAGCATTCGTTGAGCTGCCAGATGGCAAAACAGGCTTAGTACACATCAGTGAAGTTGCTGACAATTATGTAAAAGATATCAATGAGCATCTAAAAGTTGGAGATGAAGTTGAAGTAAAAGTGATGAATGTTGAAGCGGACGGAAAGATCGGTCTTTCAATCCGTAAAGCAAAGCCTCAAGCAGAGAGACCAGAGAGACCAGAGCGTCCAGCACGTCCACGTCGCGATAATCGTTCTAATGATCGCAACGATCGTCATCAGCCAAAAGAGAATTTTGAGCAAAAAATGGCTCGTTTCTTAAAAGATAGTGATGAACGCCTAGCAACACTTAAACGTGCTACAGAGTCAAAACGCGGTGGTCGCGGAGCTAGAAGAGGGTAGTTTGCTGACTGTTTTAATCGTAGAAAAAGTGTATTAAATAGAGTTGGGATTAGCTTTTTAATAAAGCTAATCCCTTTTTTTAACTTATTTCAGCAAATGTCTTATGTATCGAAAGCGTAGCGACAGGTAAAAATGAATGCGGGTCTAAGTTACTTTTCAGCGGGTGTACAAACATCCGCCGAAAGAAGTTAAAGCCTCTGGCGGATGTCACGGAAATCGGAAAGGAGTGCTTAAAAAGGATGTTAGCCTAAAATCATCGCATCCATGCGATAACGGCTAACTGACCTGCATCATGAATCCTTGCATACTTCTCATCTACCTATAAGTCATAATAACAAGGATCTATGAAACTTCCTACAACGTGGATGTCGGTCTTTTTTTCTTTTTAGGAGCTGGCACTGGTGCTTGTTCAGTAGGCGCTTCTGAAGACTTTTCGACTGGGTAAACAACCATTTTGACAAGTAAAAACACACCATATACACTAACCGCTAGTCCAGTGAGGAGTAAAAAAATTTGTACAGCAAATGGTAAATTAATAAGAATGGATACGAGAATAATCATAGAGCCACTTCCACAAATTAAAGCAGCTTTTGTTAATGAACTCAAAGGAAATAAACCTCCTAGTTTACAGATTTTCCAAACGAGAAAGCCCATGCAGGGTGTAGCCCGTCTTTAGACATGGGATGAAAGTGAGGTCAGACAAGA of Lysinibacillus agricola contains these proteins:
- the yabQ gene encoding spore cortex biosynthesis protein YabQ, translated to MIVSEQFVQLLVMVLSGIAVGFIIDSVRLIVFSTPKRSSLRRWTMVFELLTWILLGGLTYYLLFWLKDGAWRAYDPLAQIAGIFLYQTFFQTFLRFVARVVVNITWRPLWFIVRIIIAIIRQILNILINIGSFVLRPFVKIYSYLSYTFLKKFRFIKYNKRQQ
- the yabP gene encoding sporulation protein YabP, which translates into the protein MTLHQESNRYTIPSGEHILTIRNRKRMDMTSVKSIERFDQEEFFIKTSQGHLLIRGEELHIVHLDVDKGLLTLEGTVKTLQYDEEESGFSKGFLHKLFG
- a CDS encoding RNA-binding S4 domain-containing protein translates to MRLDKFLKVSRLIKRRTLAKEVADQGRITINGKVAKASSTVKAGDELAIRFGQKIVTARVEELRDTVKKEDAAKMFTILKEERLEKIDPEFIDDED
- a CDS encoding FtsB family cell division protein, which encodes MTRRRSSNDDQQNFTKLDNDYVRNTDKAINRKMQARKRKMRRIVFFAIVPVGIIAFLFNILSHQNETLATKELKKDEANQHLSELNDERDSLNLKIKQLEDDEYIAKLLRKDYFLSEEGEIIFIIPEEKDKKDEIPQKKDKKDD
- a CDS encoding S1 domain-containing RNA-binding protein; the encoded protein is MSIEVGSKVQGKVTGITNFGAFVELPDGKTGLVHISEVADNYVKDINEHLKVGDEVEVKVMNVEADGKIGLSIRKAKPQAERPERPERPARPRRDNRSNDRNDRHQPKENFEQKMARFLKDSDERLATLKRATESKRGGRGARRG